A genomic region of Palaemon carinicauda isolate YSFRI2023 chromosome 11, ASM3689809v2, whole genome shotgun sequence contains the following coding sequences:
- the LOC137649171 gene encoding zinc finger protein 782-like — MSNGSSNPVVLPACQTVRRGGVSHKCIRFVDNEAQPTKFRLEQTFFEPFDNQITPFTRSNITSNSGLSNRVRQTVRLCKHTFTLNKTIISEPQVDHTGRKHGRKKRLAKTPQSGNTGGKTFGEDPTVRKHGRKNVWRRPHRQETRKGKRLAKTPQAGNMERKAFGEDHTGRKHGRKNIWRRPHRQETREENLWRRPHTQETREEKPLAKTTHAGNTGRKTFGEDHTSRKHRKKNVWQRPHKRETREGKPLAKTTQAGNTGRKTFGEDHTRRKHGKKNLWRRPHTQETQEEKRLVKTAQAGNTARKTFGEDHTGRKHGKKNLWRRPHRQETRKEKPLAKTTQAGNTARKTFGEDHTGRKHGKKNIWRRPHRQETREEKPLAKTTQAGNTGRKTFGEDHTGRKHGKKNLWRRPHRQETREEKPLAKTTQAGNTARKTFGEDHTGRKHGKKSVWRRPHRQETRQEKHLAKTTQAGNTARKAFGEDSPVRKHGKKGVWRRPHRQETRQERRLAKTTQAGNTARKAFGEDNTGKKHGKKSVWRRPHRQETREEKRLAKTTQAGNTARKTIGEDHTGRKHGKKNDWRRPHRQETRQEKRLAKTTQAGNTGRKTIGEDHTGRKHERNNVWRRP; from the coding sequence atgtcgaacggttcgtcgaacccggttgttctacctgcttgtcaaacggttcgaagaggtggagtcagtcacaaatgcataaggtttgtggacaatgaagcccaacCCACAAAATtcaggctagaacagactttcttcgaaccattcgacaaCCAAATTACCCCTTTCACACGTTCCAACATCACTTCAAACAGTGGTCTGTCAAACcgcgttcgacaaaccgttcgactaTGTAAACACACCTTCACACTCAATAAGACTATAATTTCCGAACCTCAAGTAGACCACACAGGCAGGAAACACGGGAGAAAAAAACGTTTGGCGAAGACCCCACAGTCAGGAAACACGGGAGGAAAAACGTTTGGCGAAGACCCCACAGTCAGGAAACACGGGAGGAAAAACGTTTGGCGAAGACCACACAGGCAGGAAACACGGAAAGGAAAACGTTTGGCGAAGACCCCACAGGCAGGAAACATGGAAAGAAAAGCGTTTGGCGAAGACCACACAGGCAGGAAACACGGGAGGAAAAACATTTGGCGAAGACCACACAGGCAGGAAACACGAGAAGAAAACCTTTGGCGAAGACCACACACGCAGGAAACACGGGAGGAAAAACCTTTGGCGAAGACAACACACGCAGGAAACACGGGAAGAAAAACGTTTGGCGAAGACCACACAAGCAGGAAACACAGGAAGAAAAACGTTTGGCAAAGACCACACAAGCGGGAAACACGGGAAGGAAAACCTTTGGCGAAGACCACACAGGCAGGAAACACGGGAAGAAAAACATTTGGCGAAGACCATACACGCAGGAAACACGGCAAGAAAAACCTTTGGCGAAGACCACACACGCAGGAAACACAGGAAGAAAAACGTTTGGTGAAGACCGCACAGGCAGGAAACACGGCAAGAAAAACCTTTGGCGAAGACCACACAGGCAGGAAACACGGCAAGAAAAACCTTTGGCGAAGACCTCACAGGCAGGAAACACGGAAAGAAAAACCTTTGGCGAAGACCACACAGGCAGGAAACACGGCAAGAAAAACCTTTGGCGAAGACCACACAGGCAGGAAACACGGCAAGAAAAACATTTGGCGAAGACCACACAGGCAGGAAACGCGGGAAGAAAAACCTTTGGCGAAGACCACACAGGCAGGAAACACGGGAAGAAAAACCTTTGGCGAAGACCACACAGGCAGGAAACACGGGAAGAAAAACCTTTGGCGAAGACCACACAGGCAGGAAACACGGGAAGAAAAACCTTTGGCGAAGACCACACAGGCAGGAAACACGGCAAGAAAAACATTTGGCGAAGACCACACAGGCAGGAAACACGGCAAGAAAAGCGTTTGGCGAAGACCACACAGGCAGGAAACACGGCAAGAAAAACATTTGGCGAAGACCACACAGGCAGGAAACACGGCAAGAAAAGCGTTTGGCGAAGACTCCCCAGTCAGGAAACACGGCAAGAAAGGCGTTTGGCGAAGACCACACAGGCAGGAAACACGGCAAGAAAGGCGTTTGGCGAAGACCACACAGGCAGGAAACACGGCAAGAAAGGCGTTTGGCGAAGACAACACAGGCAAGAAACACGGCAAGAAAAGCGTTTGGCGAAGACCACACAGGCAGGAAACACGGGAAGAAAAACGATTGGCGAAGACCACACAGGCAGGAAACACGGCAAGAAAAACGATTGGCGAAGACCACACAGGCAGGAAACACGGGAAGAAAAACGATTGGCGAAGACCACACAGGCAGGAAACACGGCAAGAAAAACGTTTGGCGAAGACCACACAGGCAGGAAACACGGGAAGAAAAACGATTGGCGAAGACCACACAGGCAGGAAACATGAGAGGAATAACGTTTGGCGAAGACCATAA